In Desulfovibrio legallii, the sequence CGCCAAGCACGCGGACGTGCTGGGCCGCCACGACAAAGGCCTGGACACCTTCATGCAGAAGGCCCTGGCCCAGACCCTGGACAACAGCCTCAGCGTGCCCGACCTGGTCAATCTGACCCTGGAGACGGGCAAGGCCGGCGTCACGGCCATGGCCCTGCTGGACGCGGCCAACACCGGGGCTTACGGCCATCCGGAAATCACCAAGGTGGACATCGGCGTGGGCAACCGGCCCGGCATCCTCATCTCCGGCCACGACCTGCGCGACCTGGAAATGCTGCTGGAGCAGACCGAAGGCACGGGCGTGGACGTGTATACCCACGGCGAGATGCTGCCCGCCCACTACTATCCGGCCTTCAAGAAATACAGCCACTTCAAGGGCAACTACGGCAACGCCTGGTGGCGGCAGAAGGAAGAATTTGAGAGCTTCAACGGCCCTGTGCTGCTGACCACCAACTGCCTGGTGCCGCCCAAGGAAAGCTATAAGGACCGCATCTACACCACGGACATCGTGGGCTTTCCCGGCTGCAAGCATATTCCCGGCGAAGTGGGCGAGCGCAAGGACTTTTCCGCCCTCATCGCCCACGCCAAGGCCTGCCCGCCGCCCACGGAGATCGAGCGCGGCCAGATCGTGGGCGGCTTTGCCCACAATCAGGTGCTGGCCCTGGCCGACAAGGTGGTGGCGGCCGTCAAATCCGGCGCCATCAAGAAGTTCGTGGTCATGGCGGGCTGCGACGGCCGGGCCAAGTCCCGCTCCTACTATACGGAATTTGCCGAGGGCCTGCCCAAGGATACGGTGATCCTCACGGCGGGCTGCGCCAAATACCGTTACAACAAGCTGGATCTGGGCGACATCGGCGGCATCCCCCGCGTGCTGGACGCCGGGCAGTGCAACGATTCTTACTCC encodes:
- the hcp gene encoding hydroxylamine reductase, whose amino-acid sequence is MFCYQCQETVGNKGCTQMGVCGKKPRTAALQDALVYATKGLGEVTTSLRAQGAAVDHAVDRLVTGNLFATITNANFDDDILARRVRETCAMTKKLRAGLADAAGLTDAALWEAGDDEAILARAAAVGVLATPDDDVRSLRWLITYGLKGMAAYAKHADVLGRHDKGLDTFMQKALAQTLDNSLSVPDLVNLTLETGKAGVTAMALLDAANTGAYGHPEITKVDIGVGNRPGILISGHDLRDLEMLLEQTEGTGVDVYTHGEMLPAHYYPAFKKYSHFKGNYGNAWWRQKEEFESFNGPVLLTTNCLVPPKESYKDRIYTTDIVGFPGCKHIPGEVGERKDFSALIAHAKACPPPTEIERGQIVGGFAHNQVLALADKVVAAVKSGAIKKFVVMAGCDGRAKSRSYYTEFAEGLPKDTVILTAGCAKYRYNKLDLGDIGGIPRVLDAGQCNDSYSLAVIALKLKEVFGLEDVNDLPIVYNIAWYEQKAVIVLLALLALGVKNIHLGPTLPAFLSPNVAKVLVEQFNIAGITTPQDDLKAFFG